The following are from one region of the Cloacibacterium sp. TD35 genome:
- a CDS encoding lipocalin family protein encodes MKKVLLTLALGSLFAVSCSSVKKAESAQTSRAEFLKMKGDWEITSVNYDKGFQIKPFDEGADAQCFVGSHWRLIPNNYSGAYTIKGGGNCPTVTQPIKFEVTRDNEFKFKKLVADTKAKNVTAGYILQIERQDTDNFTLVQSVPFEGNVIKVYYNFVRTGMEQK; translated from the coding sequence ATGAAAAAAGTACTATTGACTCTAGCTCTCGGCTCATTATTTGCCGTTTCTTGCTCCTCTGTTAAAAAAGCAGAAAGTGCTCAAACTTCTAGAGCAGAATTTTTAAAAATGAAAGGTGATTGGGAAATTACCAGTGTAAATTATGATAAAGGATTTCAAATAAAGCCTTTTGATGAAGGAGCAGATGCTCAGTGTTTTGTAGGAAGTCATTGGAGACTTATCCCGAATAATTATTCTGGTGCTTATACCATAAAAGGTGGAGGAAACTGTCCTACAGTAACTCAACCCATTAAATTTGAAGTAACTAGAGATAATGAGTTTAAATTCAAGAAATTAGTAGCAGACACTAAAGCTAAAAACGTAACTGCTGGTTATATTTTACAAATCGAAAGACAAGACACAGACAACTTTACCTTAGTTCAAAGCGTTCCTTTTGAAGGAAATGTAATCAAAGTATATTACAATTTCGTAAGAACAGGAATGGAACAAAAATAA
- a CDS encoding decaprenyl-phosphate phosphoribosyltransferase: MRNFLKLLRVEQWVKNLFVFTPLFFSGNVTHVDLTLKSIFAFLVFSFTASSIYILNDYTDIESDKKHPEKCNRPLASGAISKTAAKIIFVLLVLSVLMMIIFGGDYFQRDFTKFSIIIASYFFMNIAYTFRLKHVAIIDVCIIASGFVFRVLAGGYATGIVVSQWAILLTFVLALVLAIGKRRGELINAEVSGKTRKALDGYNVQFADIALSISVTLAIVCYLMFTLTPEVQEKFGVRVFYTVLFVVFAFLRYLQQTLVYNKTESPTKIVYKDRYIQITILIWLIAFLLLIYLKK, encoded by the coding sequence ATGAGAAATTTTTTAAAACTTTTACGTGTAGAACAATGGGTGAAAAACCTTTTTGTTTTTACACCGCTTTTCTTTTCGGGTAATGTTACACATGTGGATTTAACGCTAAAAAGCATTTTCGCTTTTTTAGTTTTTTCTTTTACTGCAAGTTCCATTTATATATTGAATGATTACACAGATATAGAATCAGACAAAAAACATCCTGAAAAATGTAATAGACCTTTAGCAAGTGGTGCCATTTCTAAAACAGCTGCTAAAATTATTTTTGTACTTCTTGTTTTATCTGTTTTAATGATGATAATCTTTGGTGGAGACTATTTTCAAAGAGATTTTACCAAATTTTCTATCATCATCGCCTCTTATTTTTTCATGAATATAGCGTACACTTTTAGATTAAAACATGTAGCCATTATAGATGTTTGTATTATTGCATCGGGTTTTGTTTTCAGAGTGTTAGCAGGAGGTTATGCTACAGGAATTGTAGTTTCACAATGGGCTATTTTATTGACCTTTGTTTTGGCATTGGTTTTAGCGATTGGCAAAAGAAGAGGAGAGTTAATAAACGCAGAAGTTTCAGGGAAAACTAGAAAAGCACTTGATGGTTATAACGTACAGTTTGCAGATATTGCTCTTTCTATTTCGGTAACTTTGGCAATTGTTTGTTATCTCATGTTTACCTTAACTCCTGAAGTTCAAGAAAAATTTGGGGTTAGAGTTTTTTATACCGTTTTATTTGTGGTTTTTGCTTTTTTAAGGTATTTACAGCAAACATTGGTGTATAATAAAACCGAATCTCCTACTAAAATTGTCTATAAAGACAGATATATACAAATAACCATTCTCATTTGGTTAATAGCATTTTTGTTATTAATATATTTAAAAAAATGA
- a CDS encoding S8 family serine peptidase, whose protein sequence is MKRIIIAAAFLAGFHFGFSQEAKTEDKDLMTWYHKDFSTANVYGVNTQNAYKFFESKGLKPKTVIVGVIDSGIEVDHPGLIKNMWKNVNEVPNNGKDDDGNGYVDDVYGWNFIGGKNGDVEIDNVEVTRVVKQYKPIFEGASSEVNKANQAKMPTEFEMYLRAKDMYNKKSIDAKQQFQFYSEFAKVIPSVAATLKGKTLTKENLDSIKPTTQEEARNLSILSQVVNDPTMVGKSQAEVEEFLNKEIKGALEYFEPQATKQYNLDFDPRAIVGDNYQDKTEKFYGNNHYEGPDAQHGTHVAGIIAGYPQGNEVQYGIAYKVAKIMTVRAVPNGDERDKDVANSIRYAVDNGAKVINMSFGKPVSPEKELVWEAFQYAKDKGVLLVKAAGNENEDIQENPYFPTNFKSTKDEKPFINNMIVVGASTNNNEFLRAGFSNFNQKMVNVFAPGDKIYSTVPDGKYEYLQGTSMASPVVAGASAVLLAYMPNLKPEQVIESLVKSVNKSEVNAMLPTNTNNRFDLISESGGVIDLYKAAQYAYTHFYKAAPAKSVKKAVLKKKKVVRKK, encoded by the coding sequence ATGAAAAGAATAATCATTGCAGCTGCATTTTTAGCAGGATTCCATTTTGGTTTTTCGCAAGAAGCCAAAACTGAAGATAAAGATTTGATGACTTGGTATCACAAAGATTTCTCTACAGCAAATGTTTACGGAGTAAATACACAAAATGCATATAAATTTTTTGAATCAAAAGGTCTAAAACCTAAAACGGTAATTGTAGGTGTAATAGACAGTGGGATAGAAGTAGACCATCCTGGTTTAATAAAAAATATGTGGAAAAACGTAAACGAAGTTCCTAATAATGGTAAAGATGATGATGGAAACGGTTATGTAGATGATGTTTACGGTTGGAACTTTATTGGTGGTAAAAATGGAGATGTAGAGATTGACAATGTAGAAGTAACCAGAGTTGTAAAACAATATAAGCCTATTTTTGAAGGGGCAAGTTCAGAGGTAAATAAAGCCAATCAAGCAAAAATGCCTACAGAATTTGAGATGTATCTTCGTGCAAAAGATATGTACAATAAAAAAAGTATCGATGCAAAACAGCAGTTTCAGTTTTATTCAGAATTTGCAAAAGTGATACCTAGTGTAGCAGCTACATTAAAAGGGAAAACACTGACAAAAGAGAATTTAGATTCTATAAAGCCAACTACACAAGAAGAAGCTAGAAATCTATCTATATTAAGTCAAGTAGTTAATGATCCTACAATGGTAGGGAAATCTCAAGCAGAAGTAGAAGAGTTTTTAAACAAAGAAATCAAAGGAGCTTTAGAATATTTCGAACCTCAAGCTACTAAACAATATAACTTGGATTTTGATCCTAGAGCAATTGTAGGAGATAATTATCAAGACAAAACAGAAAAATTCTACGGAAATAATCATTACGAAGGTCCAGATGCTCAACACGGAACTCATGTTGCGGGAATCATCGCTGGTTATCCTCAAGGGAATGAAGTGCAATACGGTATAGCATATAAAGTTGCAAAAATTATGACAGTAAGAGCTGTTCCAAACGGTGATGAGCGTGATAAAGACGTGGCTAATTCTATTCGTTATGCGGTAGATAATGGTGCTAAAGTTATTAATATGAGTTTCGGTAAACCTGTTTCTCCAGAAAAAGAATTGGTGTGGGAAGCATTTCAATATGCTAAAGACAAGGGTGTTCTATTGGTAAAAGCTGCAGGGAACGAAAACGAAGATATTCAAGAAAATCCTTATTTCCCCACTAATTTTAAATCTACTAAAGACGAAAAACCTTTCATTAACAACATGATTGTAGTAGGTGCAAGCACCAATAATAATGAGTTTTTAAGAGCCGGATTCTCTAATTTTAACCAAAAAATGGTAAATGTTTTTGCGCCTGGTGATAAAATTTATTCTACCGTTCCAGATGGTAAATATGAATATTTACAAGGAACTTCTATGGCTTCGCCAGTAGTAGCGGGAGCTTCTGCGGTTCTATTGGCTTATATGCCTAATTTAAAACCAGAACAAGTAATAGAATCTCTAGTAAAATCAGTAAATAAATCTGAGGTAAATGCAATGTTGCCTACCAATACCAACAATAGATTTGATTTGATTTCAGAATCTGGAGGTGTAATAGACCTATACAAGGCAGCACAATATGCTTATACACATTTCTACAAAGCGGCTCCTGCAAAATCAGTGAAAAAAGCGGTGCTTAAAAAGAAAAAAGTAGTAAGAAAAAAATAA
- a CDS encoding WbqC family protein, whose amino-acid sequence MKTLLPIFYLPPVSWFAEFLKDENEILLEQHENFPKQTYRSRCNIYGANGKLALILPIHHNGKRAMKDLEISYAEDWQKLHWKSIKIAYQSSPYFEYYEDKLKQIFSVQPTSLIEFNLNALKIILQILKVEKDYSLTTEFEKTPNAVDLRERFSAKKESEYHLPEYYQTFSDKLGFIKDLSILDVVCNIGPESATYIKKVTQSIQNIS is encoded by the coding sequence ATGAAAACGTTATTACCTATATTTTATTTGCCACCAGTTTCTTGGTTTGCAGAATTTTTAAAAGACGAAAACGAAATTCTTCTTGAGCAACATGAGAATTTTCCGAAACAGACCTACAGAAGCAGATGCAATATTTACGGTGCAAATGGTAAATTGGCGCTCATTTTGCCAATTCATCATAACGGAAAACGTGCGATGAAAGATTTAGAAATTTCTTATGCAGAAGATTGGCAAAAACTCCACTGGAAATCTATTAAAATCGCTTACCAAAGTTCGCCTTATTTTGAATATTATGAAGATAAGTTGAAGCAGATTTTCTCAGTGCAGCCTACTTCTCTTATTGAATTTAATCTCAATGCTTTGAAAATAATTCTTCAAATTTTAAAGGTTGAAAAAGACTATTCACTCACTACTGAATTCGAAAAGACACCAAATGCAGTAGATTTAAGAGAGCGTTTTTCAGCCAAAAAAGAGTCAGAATATCATTTGCCAGAATATTACCAAACATTTAGTGATAAATTAGGATTTATCAAAGATTTATCAATACTAGACGTGGTTTGTAACATTGGCCCAGAATCTGCTACGTATATTAAAAAAGTAACTCAATCAATACAAAATATATCATAA
- a CDS encoding HAD family hydrolase: MKKLYLFDFDGTITYKDTMFLYLQFYNEKKYFWNFLKHIPLFILVKLHLANAEKVKKSFISSILKGEREEKIKRISQDFIDKFYPKIIRENALEFIENIDKELTESYLITASLDIWVRPFAEKMGMKFLATEARFENGIFTGHFKTRNNNGKEKVNRIKKEIEGKKYDKIIAFGDTSGDLPMLSLAHESHYRFFH, from the coding sequence ATGAAAAAGCTATATCTGTTTGATTTTGATGGGACGATTACGTACAAAGACACCATGTTTTTGTATCTACAGTTTTATAATGAAAAAAAATATTTCTGGAATTTTCTGAAACATATTCCGCTATTTATTTTGGTGAAATTACACTTGGCAAATGCAGAAAAAGTGAAGAAAAGTTTCATCAGTTCTATTCTAAAAGGGGAAAGAGAAGAAAAAATCAAGAGAATTTCTCAAGATTTTATCGATAAATTTTATCCGAAAATCATCAGAGAAAACGCTTTAGAATTTATAGAAAATATTGATAAAGAACTTACAGAAAGTTACTTAATAACCGCTTCTCTTGATATTTGGGTGAGACCTTTTGCCGAAAAAATGGGAATGAAATTTTTGGCTACAGAAGCCCGTTTCGAAAATGGAATTTTCACTGGGCATTTCAAAACCAGAAATAACAACGGTAAAGAAAAAGTAAACCGAATTAAAAAAGAAATAGAAGGCAAAAAGTACGATAAAATCATCGCTTTTGGGGATACTTCAGGAGATTTGCCCATGCTTTCTCTCGCACACGAATCTCATTACAGATTTTTTCATTAA
- a CDS encoding DUF5683 domain-containing protein — protein MRAVYSIILLLFFGLCFSQEIKPFDTIKTEKQVVEEIEKASVSTIQKYNPTKAGLYSAVFPGLGQYYNKKYWKIPIVWGAVGTGVGIIIYNDKQYRRYRTAFLAELNGQPHEFDDLPYVDATVLGNTQDRAKRQRDYAIAITGVLYILNIVDAVVDAHLYDQKKDPDLAIKPTIIYDDLGVANGKAGLSLSFRF, from the coding sequence ATGAGAGCAGTATACTCCATCATATTATTGTTGTTCTTTGGGTTGTGTTTTTCTCAAGAAATTAAACCTTTTGACACCATCAAGACCGAAAAACAGGTAGTAGAGGAAATAGAAAAAGCCAGCGTGAGCACCATTCAAAAATACAATCCTACAAAAGCAGGGTTGTATTCTGCTGTTTTTCCAGGCCTTGGTCAGTACTACAACAAGAAATATTGGAAAATCCCAATTGTTTGGGGAGCTGTAGGAACTGGAGTAGGGATTATTATATATAATGATAAGCAATATCGTCGTTATAGAACAGCGTTTTTAGCAGAGTTAAATGGTCAGCCTCACGAGTTTGATGATTTACCTTATGTAGACGCTACGGTTCTAGGAAATACGCAAGACAGAGCCAAAAGACAAAGAGATTACGCCATCGCCATTACCGGAGTTTTATACATTTTAAATATTGTAGATGCGGTAGTAGATGCACACTTATACGACCAAAAGAAAGACCCAGATTTAGCCATTAAACCTACCATTATTTACGATGATTTAGGTGTAGCAAATGGTAAAGCTGGATTGTCTTTGAGTTTTAGATTTTAA
- the dapB gene encoding 4-hydroxy-tetrahydrodipicolinate reductase, which produces MKIALVGYGKMGKIIDEIATKRGHEVVARLNETPTKENLNNPDVVIEFSQPEVAFSNIKTCLENKIPVVCGTTGWLEQKPAIEKIALENGTGFLYGSNFSLGVNLFFALNENLAKLMQKFSDDYTCQLEEIHHIHKKDAPSGTAISIAEGIFKHSDFNSWKLDETEGTSLGIEAIREGEVPGTHSVYYRSEVDEIEIKHTAFNRNGFALGAVIAAEWLPGKVGNFGMKEVLGL; this is translated from the coding sequence ATGAAAATAGCATTAGTAGGTTACGGAAAAATGGGCAAAATCATTGATGAAATTGCCACAAAAAGAGGACATGAAGTTGTAGCAAGATTAAACGAGACGCCTACCAAAGAAAATCTGAACAATCCAGATGTAGTCATAGAATTTTCGCAACCAGAAGTAGCTTTTAGCAATATAAAGACCTGTTTAGAAAATAAAATTCCAGTAGTTTGTGGAACTACAGGTTGGCTAGAACAAAAACCAGCCATCGAAAAAATAGCTTTAGAAAATGGAACTGGATTTTTATACGGCTCTAATTTTAGTTTAGGCGTGAATCTTTTCTTTGCGTTAAATGAAAATTTAGCAAAATTGATGCAGAAATTTAGTGATGATTATACCTGTCAACTCGAAGAAATTCACCACATTCACAAAAAAGACGCGCCAAGTGGAACTGCAATTTCCATTGCAGAAGGAATCTTCAAGCATTCAGACTTTAATTCATGGAAATTAGACGAAACCGAAGGAACATCTTTAGGAATTGAGGCAATTAGAGAAGGAGAAGTCCCAGGAACACATAGCGTTTATTATCGTTCAGAAGTAGACGAAATCGAAATAAAACATACTGCTTTTAATAGAAATGGATTTGCATTAGGTGCAGTAATTGCTGCAGAATGGTTACCAGGAAAAGTAGGAAACTTTGGAATGAAAGAAGTTTTAGGACTTTAA
- a CDS encoding SDR family NAD(P)-dependent oxidoreductase: protein MIILGSTSEVAQAFVEKALAAGEKFPKIYLVTSSRETTERFAKHIDVKFLQPSEIIELDLTQEINYSVFENVDSDLLFCATGYLGLGTEDGLYDDKNTEKIIDINYAKLVPVINYFAKKMESKRSGNIIALSSVAGDRGRQSNFIYGSAKAAFTAYLSGLRNYLFSKKVHVMTVKPGFMETKMTEGLPLNPKLTATPKQAAECIYKAYKKQKNIVYVLPIWRLIMLIIIHIPEFIFKKLKL from the coding sequence ATGATTATTCTTGGTTCCACATCAGAAGTTGCACAAGCATTTGTAGAAAAAGCACTAGCTGCTGGTGAAAAATTCCCTAAAATTTATCTGGTTACTTCTAGCCGAGAAACCACAGAACGTTTTGCTAAGCATATCGATGTGAAATTTCTACAGCCATCAGAAATCATAGAATTAGATTTGACTCAAGAAATCAATTATTCTGTTTTTGAAAATGTAGACTCAGATTTGCTTTTCTGTGCTACTGGTTATTTAGGTTTGGGAACCGAAGATGGTTTGTATGATGATAAAAACACCGAGAAAATCATCGACATTAATTACGCAAAATTGGTTCCTGTAATCAATTATTTTGCTAAAAAAATGGAAAGCAAAAGAAGCGGAAACATCATCGCGCTTTCCTCTGTAGCAGGAGATAGAGGAAGACAGAGTAATTTTATCTATGGAAGTGCAAAAGCAGCTTTTACAGCCTATTTAAGCGGATTGAGAAATTATCTTTTTTCTAAAAAAGTTCATGTGATGACGGTAAAACCAGGTTTTATGGAAACCAAAATGACCGAAGGTTTACCACTCAATCCAAAGCTTACAGCAACACCAAAACAAGCGGCAGAATGCATTTATAAAGCCTATAAAAAGCAAAAAAACATAGTTTATGTTTTGCCAATTTGGAGATTAATCATGCTCATCATCATTCATATTCCTGAATTTATTTTTAAGAAATTGAAACTGTAA
- a CDS encoding FAD-binding oxidoreductase produces MKPDFIKNVSTWGNYPIVKKLFKAEEDYGKIREFLKHNNEVIAYGNGRCYGDAALAEAMFSTKKLNKFISFDRLNGILECESGVLLSEILEITVPQGYFLAITPGTKFITLGGAIASNIHGKNHHAEGGFSECVIEFKMMVEDGEIITCSREENAEKFWATFGAMGLTGIILSAKIKLKNIESAYIRQESIKAENLDEIFQLFEESEDWTYTVAWIDCLQKGKNIGRSILMRGEFALRAELPQKWQENPLRLKKKLSPTIPFYFPSFVLNSFSVRAFNFMYFNKQRQKEVKNYIDYETFFYPLDAINDWNKIYGKGGFIQYQMVIPKEKGKEGMKKILETIGRSGQGSFLAVLKLFGKGNPEAYNSFPFEGYTLALDFKINRELRQLVDNLDKIVEEFGGRIYLTKDSMSKSSLTNYLKNVDSSKFVSLQSKRIKRGS; encoded by the coding sequence ATGAAGCCAGATTTCATAAAAAATGTTTCTACATGGGGTAACTATCCCATCGTGAAAAAACTGTTCAAAGCAGAAGAAGATTACGGTAAAATAAGAGAATTTCTAAAACATAATAACGAAGTTATTGCGTACGGAAACGGAAGATGCTATGGAGATGCTGCCTTGGCTGAAGCTATGTTTTCTACAAAGAAATTAAATAAATTTATAAGTTTTGACCGTTTAAATGGCATTTTAGAATGTGAGTCTGGAGTTTTGCTTTCAGAAATTTTAGAAATCACGGTGCCTCAAGGTTACTTTTTAGCCATCACACCAGGAACTAAATTTATTACATTGGGTGGAGCGATTGCGTCAAACATTCATGGGAAAAATCACCATGCAGAAGGTGGTTTTTCGGAGTGTGTAATTGAATTTAAAATGATGGTAGAAGATGGCGAAATCATCACGTGTTCTAGAGAAGAAAATGCAGAGAAATTTTGGGCTACTTTCGGAGCAATGGGACTTACCGGAATTATTCTTTCTGCTAAAATTAAACTCAAAAATATAGAATCGGCATACATTCGTCAAGAATCAATTAAGGCTGAAAATCTAGACGAAATCTTCCAACTTTTCGAAGAATCAGAAGACTGGACTTATACCGTGGCCTGGATAGATTGCTTGCAAAAAGGTAAAAACATAGGCAGAAGTATTTTAATGAGAGGGGAGTTCGCGCTCAGAGCAGAGTTGCCCCAAAAATGGCAAGAAAATCCATTGAGATTAAAGAAAAAACTCAGTCCTACCATTCCGTTTTATTTTCCAAGTTTTGTATTGAATAGTTTTTCTGTAAGAGCTTTTAACTTTATGTATTTCAATAAACAAAGACAAAAAGAAGTGAAAAATTATATAGATTACGAGACTTTTTTCTATCCTCTAGATGCCATTAATGACTGGAATAAAATTTACGGAAAAGGTGGTTTTATTCAATACCAAATGGTGATACCAAAAGAAAAAGGAAAAGAAGGCATGAAAAAAATCTTAGAAACCATTGGTAGAAGTGGTCAAGGTTCGTTTTTAGCAGTTCTTAAACTTTTTGGCAAAGGAAATCCAGAAGCGTATAATTCTTTCCCATTTGAAGGTTATACCCTCGCCTTAGACTTTAAAATCAATAGAGAATTAAGACAATTGGTAGATAATTTAGATAAAATTGTAGAAGAATTTGGTGGTAGAATTTACTTGACCAAAGACAGCATGAGCAAATCTTCACTCACCAATTATCTGAAAAATGTAGACAGCTCTAAATTTGTTTCTCTTCAAAGCAAAAGAATAAAAAGAGGTTCTTAA
- a CDS encoding OmpA family protein, with protein MKLINKSSVAALFLSSAMVLTSCEAIQNANNTQKGAVIGTAAGAVLGAVIGNNVGKGGNAPQGAVLGGVVGGVVGGVIGNKMDKQAKEIKEALPGAEVVRVNEGIKVTLSENTVNFDFDSSNLTSVAKSNLNKLAEVLKNNPDTNINIYGHTDSRGTDEYNQSLSERRASSVVNYLVSLGVAKSRLFAMGVGEKEPIADNSTEAGRAKNRRVEFAITANEEMIKDAQAEAK; from the coding sequence ATGAAACTAATCAATAAATCAAGCGTAGCAGCATTATTTTTATCATCAGCAATGGTGTTAACCAGCTGTGAAGCTATTCAGAATGCAAATAATACTCAAAAAGGTGCCGTAATTGGTACTGCTGCAGGTGCTGTTTTGGGCGCTGTAATCGGTAATAATGTAGGAAAAGGGGGTAATGCTCCTCAAGGTGCTGTTTTAGGCGGTGTAGTTGGTGGAGTAGTAGGTGGAGTAATCGGTAATAAAATGGATAAACAAGCCAAAGAAATTAAAGAAGCTTTACCAGGTGCAGAAGTGGTGAGAGTAAATGAAGGGATTAAAGTAACTTTATCAGAAAATACAGTAAACTTTGATTTTGATTCCTCTAATCTTACTTCAGTAGCTAAATCTAACTTGAATAAATTAGCAGAAGTCCTTAAAAACAACCCTGATACTAATATCAATATATACGGACATACTGATTCTAGAGGAACAGATGAATACAACCAGAGCTTATCTGAAAGAAGAGCAAGTTCAGTAGTTAATTATTTAGTTTCTCTAGGCGTAGCAAAATCTAGATTATTTGCAATGGGAGTTGGAGAAAAAGAGCCAATAGCAGATAACAGTACTGAAGCAGGTAGAGCTAAAAACCGTAGAGTAGAATTTGCAATTACTGCAAACGAAGAAATGATTAAAGATGCTCAGGCAGAAGCTAAATAA
- the lepB gene encoding signal peptidase I, producing MDYILQYSIFILILSVLLGLSSFKLYQKMGYKGWEAFVPFYNYYIIQKEVGEPKWWVILAYLPIVGPIMMTVFHLFLMRKFGRTSALEQILTALLPFVYLAYSSYFQLNKVDRFAVDDPKAKKESFIGSITFAVVFATIIHAFVTQPFAIPTGSMERTLLVGDFLFVNKWSYGYRMPMRPVALPFLQGTIMDTQKDGNPKNDPKSYVDAIKLPYFRIGEFKKPKKNDIVVFNYPGDSVHTAIDRKDPYVKRCVAVGGDVVEMRAGNLYINGKPEVQMADAEVQRSYTIYTRSEIDIDYLWKNLAYLPITDEGQTKEGLHYYQFQGLTKDLLAQIKAIPEFVKAEEVLGEKGKGAVSYYPVIDENGQYVNDGTGHALMSKKVDISQSIFPINKPWNQDWYGPLTIPKKGDVITITQENLPEYKKLITEFERNILEFKGGKFYINGAQTDKYTVKQDYYFMMGDNRDASLDARFFGFVPETHIVGSPMFTWLSLQGTFDEGPKKVRWERMFKATNTGEKDKTSYWWVAAAILVLFFGWEFFVKLFKGKNKEEE from the coding sequence ATGGATTACATCTTACAATATTCTATTTTTATACTGATTTTATCAGTTTTACTAGGACTTTCGTCTTTTAAATTATATCAAAAAATGGGTTACAAAGGCTGGGAAGCTTTTGTTCCTTTTTATAATTACTACATCATTCAGAAAGAAGTAGGCGAACCAAAATGGTGGGTTATCTTGGCTTATTTGCCAATTGTGGGACCTATTATGATGACTGTTTTCCATTTGTTTTTGATGAGAAAATTTGGAAGAACTTCAGCGCTAGAACAAATTCTTACTGCTTTGCTTCCTTTTGTTTATTTGGCGTATTCGTCATATTTTCAGTTAAACAAGGTAGACAGATTTGCGGTAGATGATCCGAAAGCTAAAAAAGAATCTTTCATAGGTTCTATTACTTTTGCGGTAGTTTTTGCTACGATTATTCACGCTTTTGTTACCCAACCATTTGCCATTCCTACAGGTTCTATGGAAAGAACTTTGTTGGTAGGAGATTTCTTATTCGTAAACAAATGGAGCTATGGTTACAGAATGCCAATGAGACCAGTTGCTTTGCCATTTTTACAAGGAACTATTATGGATACCCAGAAAGATGGAAATCCTAAAAACGATCCAAAATCTTATGTAGATGCTATTAAATTGCCTTATTTTAGAATTGGTGAATTTAAAAAACCTAAGAAAAATGACATTGTAGTTTTCAATTATCCAGGAGATTCTGTTCATACAGCGATTGATAGAAAAGATCCATACGTAAAACGTTGTGTAGCGGTAGGTGGTGATGTGGTAGAAATGAGAGCCGGGAATTTATACATTAATGGCAAGCCAGAAGTTCAAATGGCAGATGCTGAAGTTCAGCGTTCTTACACCATTTATACACGTTCAGAAATAGACATCGATTATTTATGGAAAAATCTTGCCTATTTACCGATTACAGATGAAGGACAAACTAAAGAAGGACTACATTATTATCAGTTTCAAGGACTAACTAAAGATTTATTGGCTCAGATTAAAGCCATTCCAGAATTTGTAAAAGCTGAAGAAGTTTTAGGCGAAAAAGGAAAAGGAGCTGTTTCTTACTATCCAGTTATAGACGAAAACGGTCAATACGTAAATGATGGAACAGGTCACGCTTTAATGTCTAAAAAAGTAGACATTTCTCAATCTATTTTCCCGATTAATAAACCTTGGAACCAAGATTGGTACGGACCTCTTACCATTCCTAAAAAAGGAGATGTCATTACCATTACTCAAGAAAATTTACCAGAATATAAAAAACTGATTACAGAATTTGAAAGAAATATTTTAGAATTCAAAGGAGGTAAATTCTATATCAATGGTGCTCAAACCGACAAATATACCGTAAAACAAGACTACTATTTTATGATGGGAGATAACAGAGATGCTTCTCTAGATGCTCGTTTTTTCGGTTTTGTTCCAGAAACTCATATTGTAGGAAGCCCGATGTTTACTTGGCTTAGTTTACAAGGAACTTTTGATGAAGGGCCTAAAAAAGTAAGATGGGAACGTATGTTTAAAGCAACAAACACTGGCGAAAAAGATAAAACTTCTTATTGGTGGGTTGCGGCTGCAATTTTAGTTTTATTCTTCGGTTGGGAATTTTTTGTAAAACTTTTCAAAGGCAAAAATAAAGAAGAAGAGTAG